The Mesorhizobium sp. INR15 region ACAACGTCCAAACCCCAGGCGCGAAGCCAACCGCTCTCGAACGCGGCGACGCGAACGCCAGTCTGCCGCGTGGCCGATCGCGCCATGGCGCGAGTTCATCCCTCAAGCTGCGCTCGAATTTTGATGAGGCTTCTGCGAAGCCAGGTCCGCATCGTGTTGATCGGCACGTTGTAACGCCGAGCCAGCTCTGCATAACTTTCGCCGTCAAGATATGCGCCACGAACGGCGTCGGCTTTTTCGCTTGCGAGTCCATCGATGCATCGCCGGAGACGCTCGGCATCGGTTGCCGCAATCACAAGCGCATCCGGCCCTGGGGCCGGATCGGCTATGTCTTGCGCCACGCTAAGTCCGACAGATGGCGGGCGGCGTGCCCTTATACGATCTATCGAATGGTTGCGCGCGATCGCGACAAGCCATGAGATCGGGCTGAGTTCCGAAATCGCGAAGCGATCGGCTTTTGCCCAGATCTTTATATAAATTTCCTGCAGGGCATCCTCAGCTTCTCCGCGATCGCCCAGAATACGCAAGCACACGCCGAATAATTTAGCGCAAGTGTGACGATAGAGGATATCGAACGCAGGTCGGTCCTGAGCGCCTGTTCTTAAAATGAGCTTTGTTATGTCGTCTCGAGTGAGCACCGTTGAGCCCTCATGCCAAGCGCCTCCAGTTCGTCTGTCACCTTGACCTAAGCGCCTTCGCCAATTGGGCGGGCGTTGTCAGTGGCAAGGGACTGATGGTGGCCCTGGCGGGCTACGCGCGCGCGGCCGCGCGCCCAGCAGGCTCCTTTGGGAACGACCGATTTTGGAATTTGATCGACCGATGCACTCCAATGCCGATCAATTTTCCAGAGCGCTGCTTCATCGAAATCCGATGTGTGTTCCCAGTACCGTCCATCTTCGACAAGGTAGCCAAGCTCAGTTTCAAGCCTGCTGGCGCTGTCCATGGAAATCTTGTCGACAGTGGCCTCGAGCATCACTCTGATCGCTTTGATCCGGGCCGGGGTCAGTCGATCGATTGTGGGCATCGTCACCCGCGGTATTGCAAGGCGACTTTCAGGAAGGTTTGATAGGTTGAGGCAGACTGTCCCGTGACGCAGTGCCTTGACGAAAAACCTTCCAGACTTGGCCTCAAGGTCTTTCAGGGTTACGTCGTCGCGCAATGGATCGGCTGTTCCAATCCCATAGAAATGCGTCGGTGCGTTGCTGGGATAAATCATGTCGCAACCCAAAAAGGCAATCACCTCAGGCTTGAGTGCCTTAAGGGCCCAATAGCCAGCGGTGAACGCCATTGTGCCCCCTGCATAGACAAAGCCACCGAATGCGTTTTGCGTAGGAACGAAGTCGCCGGATGTTATGATCGACGCCACTCCCAGGCGTTTATCCATCGGCATGCGCTCATGAGGAAAATCATCAGCGTGGATCAAATAGTCCCAATCCGGCCGCACGCCCCAGGCGTTGTTGATGACAACGATCGAGGCAAACGCCGCCCGGGGCCAATCTCGGCATCTGACGGCATCTGGGGCACTGCCGACGATCAGAACGATATTTGGCACGTCGGCGGGTTCCTCTCCAAAAGGTGATCAATGTGGGCCGACAGCTTGTCGGCCCACACTCTCCGGCAAACGTCACGCATGCCTGCCTCGCGAGCATCTGCCTTCGGAGAACTGGATTTTGTCCAGCCAACTCGACCAGATTTACAACGCCATTCCGACTGTGAC contains the following coding sequences:
- a CDS encoding sigma-70 family RNA polymerase sigma factor, with product MLTRDDITKLILRTGAQDRPAFDILYRHTCAKLFGVCLRILGDRGEAEDALQEIYIKIWAKADRFAISELSPISWLVAIARNHSIDRIRARRPPSVGLSVAQDIADPAPGPDALVIAATDAERLRRCIDGLASEKADAVRGAYLDGESYAELARRYNVPINTMRTWLRRSLIKIRAQLEG